In Arachis stenosperma cultivar V10309 chromosome 1, arast.V10309.gnm1.PFL2, whole genome shotgun sequence, one DNA window encodes the following:
- the LOC130976552 gene encoding uncharacterized protein LOC130976552, with the protein MVKPHRRGWSSRLGDVLWAYRTAYKTPISMSSFCLVYRKACHLLVEVEHKSYCAVKECNLELGGAEIERKLQLEELECIRLEAYENSRLYKEKVKAVHDKNIKRREFRAGDQVPLYNSRL; encoded by the coding sequence ATGGTTAAACCCCATAGGAGGGGTTGGAGCTCTAGGCTTGGAGATGTACTATGGGCTTATCGGACGGCTTATAAGACACCGATTAGCATGAGTTCATTCTGCCTAGTCTACAGAAAGGCTTGTCACCTTCTGGTAGAGGTGGAACACAAGTCTTATTGTGCTGTGAAGGAATGTAATTTAGAATTGGGAGGAGccgaaattgaaagaaaattacaattggAAGAATTGGAGTGCATTCGTCTTGAGGCTTATGAAAACTCAAGGCTCTACAAAGAAAAGGTGAAGGCGGTGCATGACAAGAACATCAAGAGGAGAGAGTTTAGAGCTGGGGATCAAGTTCCTCTCTATAACTCAAGGCTGTGA